In Planctomycetota bacterium, a single window of DNA contains:
- a CDS encoding endonuclease/exonuclease/phosphatase family protein: MDLALQITAVVLTVLTICWVWVTVAAELPLPHWPLRMWDFPRIQALAFAAITFVLYFVVAALHDGLAWWEWIVPWVLLLVMLRQLHWVWPYLQWAKQDVSRSDTSADDAHALNIVISNVLTPNDAYQRWRDVIGDLDVDIIACAETDQRWVDEIGQALSESHPHTIAEPRDNLYGMALWSRLPLHDAAVEHVVQDDIPSIHGQVELRSGERVHFHCLHPRPPAPQESDSSAPRDAELIVMARRIAKRREDKGKRATIVMGDLNDVAWSRTTQLFQQISGLLDPRRGRGLFNSFHAHHWWVRFPLDHVLVSPDFRLIEMKRLPEVGSDHFPILIRVALEPTASEGQEGPVAEEEDLDEARTRIQRQVEREANGVDHGHVGKNAEAHEHDLAHDVERQA; this comes from the coding sequence TTGGATCTGGCTCTGCAAATCACAGCGGTGGTGCTGACGGTGCTGACCATCTGTTGGGTATGGGTCACGGTTGCTGCCGAGCTACCGCTGCCGCACTGGCCGCTGCGGATGTGGGACTTTCCGCGCATCCAGGCGCTGGCCTTCGCGGCGATCACTTTTGTCCTTTACTTCGTGGTCGCGGCCCTGCATGACGGGCTGGCTTGGTGGGAGTGGATTGTCCCGTGGGTGCTGCTGCTGGTAATGCTGCGGCAACTTCACTGGGTCTGGCCGTATCTCCAGTGGGCGAAGCAGGACGTAAGCCGCTCCGACACGTCGGCCGACGATGCACACGCGCTGAACATCGTCATCAGCAACGTGCTCACGCCCAACGACGCGTACCAGCGGTGGCGTGACGTCATTGGCGACCTCGACGTCGACATCATCGCGTGTGCCGAGACGGACCAGCGGTGGGTCGACGAAATCGGCCAAGCGCTAAGCGAGTCACACCCGCACACAATCGCCGAGCCACGCGACAACCTGTATGGCATGGCGCTATGGAGCCGACTGCCGTTGCACGACGCCGCGGTCGAACATGTGGTTCAAGACGACATCCCGAGCATCCACGGGCAGGTCGAGTTGCGCAGCGGCGAGCGCGTTCACTTCCACTGCCTGCACCCGCGTCCGCCGGCCCCGCAGGAGAGCGACAGCAGCGCCCCGCGCGACGCGGAGCTGATTGTGATGGCTCGCCGGATCGCCAAGCGACGCGAGGACAAAGGCAAGCGTGCCACGATCGTCATGGGCGATCTGAACGACGTCGCTTGGAGCCGAACGACGCAGCTTTTCCAACAAATCAGCGGCCTGCTCGACCCCCGCCGCGGACGCGGCCTCTTCAACAGCTTCCACGCCCACCACTGGTGGGTGCGCTTTCCGCTGGATCATGTGTTAGTCAGTCCGGACTTTCGACTCATCGAGATGAAGCGGCTCCCCGAAGTGGGCAGCGATCACTTTCCGATCCTGATTCGCGTTGCACTGGAGCCGACGGCGTCGGAAGGACAGGAAGGCCCGGTCGCGGAGGAGGAAGACCTCGACGAAGCGCGGACGCGGATCCAACGGCAAGTCGAGCGCGAGGCCAACGGCGTCGATCACGGCCACGTCGGCAAGAACGCCGAGGCGCACGAACACGACCTTGCCCACGACGTCGAACGCCAAGCCTGA
- a CDS encoding entericidin, producing MKHTRKALLFVFALFLTAGVQVGCNTIDGAQEDVNYGIDKVQEIGE from the coding sequence ATGAAACACACCCGCAAAGCACTCCTGTTCGTTTTCGCACTGTTCCTGACCGCCGGTGTTCAGGTCGGCTGCAACACGATCGACGGCGCGCAGGAGGACGTGAACTACGGCATCGACAAGGTCCAGGAAATCGGCGAGTAG